Proteins from one Listeria weihenstephanensis genomic window:
- a CDS encoding YggS family pyridoxal phosphate-dependent enzyme — MSYSENLQAVENKITNAVGKSNRQRSDVHLVAVTKTVDAPAMEKLYDLGIRHFGENRAEVFTEKVAAFADKTDIVWHFIGSLQTRKVRAILPYINYLHSLDRKSLADEIEKRATEKVACFLQVNISEEETKHGFNAEEAIAFVSTQTYEHIEIVGLMTMAPNTDDAQALHHVFQGLKALQLEIEKLGIANVPCHEVSMGMTNDFEIAVEEGATFIRVGRALVEEN, encoded by the coding sequence ATGAGCTACAGTGAAAATTTGCAAGCGGTAGAAAATAAAATAACCAACGCAGTGGGGAAAAGTAACCGCCAAAGAAGTGACGTGCATCTGGTTGCTGTCACTAAAACGGTTGATGCTCCAGCAATGGAAAAACTATACGATCTCGGCATTCGTCATTTTGGTGAAAATAGAGCAGAAGTTTTTACTGAAAAAGTAGCTGCTTTTGCCGATAAAACCGATATCGTGTGGCATTTTATTGGATCGCTGCAGACACGCAAAGTACGCGCCATCCTACCATATATTAATTATTTACACTCATTGGATCGTAAATCACTTGCCGATGAGATTGAAAAACGTGCCACGGAGAAAGTTGCTTGTTTCTTGCAAGTAAATATCTCGGAGGAAGAAACAAAACATGGCTTTAACGCCGAAGAAGCAATTGCATTTGTGTCAACGCAAACCTATGAACATATTGAAATTGTTGGCTTGATGACAATGGCGCCCAACACAGATGATGCACAGGCTTTACATCACGTTTTTCAAGGATTAAAAGCATTGCAACTAGAAATAGAGAAACTTGGAATCGCCAATGTTCCGTGTCATGAAGTATCGATGGGAATGACGAATGATTTTGAGATCGCAGTTGAGGAAGGCGCAACGTTTATCAGAGTAGGAAGAGCTTTAGTAGAGGAAAACTAA
- a CDS encoding cell division protein SepF has protein sequence MGLKNKFKSYFFLDEEEGEDYYEEPVAATKPQPLREVPAEKSMKKTTGKNYFTNQSEAPVDENKVVSMNGAQFSSQMVLVEPRVYAEAQELSDYLKEYKTVVVNLQRISHDQAIRIVDFLSGTVYALGGDIQRIGNNIFLCTPENVEVDGAISEMLEEQDFM, from the coding sequence ATGGGATTAAAAAATAAATTTAAATCTTACTTTTTCTTAGATGAGGAAGAGGGCGAAGATTATTATGAAGAACCGGTTGCAGCAACTAAGCCTCAGCCACTTCGCGAGGTTCCAGCTGAGAAATCGATGAAAAAAACAACAGGGAAAAACTACTTTACGAATCAAAGTGAAGCACCAGTGGACGAAAATAAAGTGGTAAGTATGAATGGCGCGCAATTTTCAAGCCAAATGGTTTTAGTAGAACCGCGCGTATATGCTGAGGCGCAAGAACTCTCGGATTACTTAAAGGAATATAAAACAGTTGTTGTTAATTTACAGCGCATCAGTCATGATCAAGCGATTCGCATTGTGGATTTTTTAAGCGGAACAGTGTATGCTTTAGGTGGAGATATTCAACGTATTGGCAACAATATTTTTCTCTGTACGCCAGAAAACGTCGAAGTAGATGGCGCTATTTCTGAAATGTTGGAAGAACAAGATTTTATGTAA
- a CDS encoding YggT family protein: MDYFPYVLFVYILLSWFPGAYETTFGRFLGKICEPVLAPFRKIIPPIGGVLDLSPIIAFFAIRMATFGLQYLVYNYVLPFFF, encoded by the coding sequence CTGGATTACTTCCCGTACGTCCTGTTTGTTTATATTCTATTGTCATGGTTTCCAGGTGCGTATGAAACCACATTTGGACGCTTTTTAGGGAAAATTTGTGAACCAGTTTTAGCACCATTCAGGAAAATCATCCCGCCAATTGGTGGAGTGCTTGACTTATCACCAATCATTGCCTTTTTCGCAATTCGGATGGCAACGTTCGGTTTACAGTATTTAGTGTATAACTATGTACTACCGTTTTTTTTCTAA